A section of the Lynx canadensis isolate LIC74 chromosome A1, mLynCan4.pri.v2, whole genome shotgun sequence genome encodes:
- the LOC115511234 gene encoding kelch repeat and BTB domain-containing protein 6 has protein sequence MQSREEAPRSRRLASPRGGKRPKRVHKPTVSAFFTGPEELKDTAHSAALLAQLKSFYDARLLCDVTIEVVTPGSGPGTGRLFPCNRNVLAAACPYFKSMFTGGMYESHQANVTMHDVDAESFEVLVDYCYTGRVSLSEANVERLYAASDMLQLEYVREACASFLARRLDLANCTAIFKFADAFGHRKLRSQAQSFIAHNFKQLSQMGSIREETLADLTLAQLLSILRLDSLNIELEQTVCHVAVQWLEASPKERGPNAAEVFKCVRWTHFTDENKDYLEGLLTNTIVKKYCLDLIEGALQMRYGDKLCKSLVPKPESSGGSSGSGTSGGGGGSGSGNSSGGGGGGSGCGSSSSSSMVPTSENPPQRLGVCAKKMVIFFGHPRDPFLCCDPYTGDIYKVPSPLTCLAHTRTVTTLAVCVSPDHDIYLAAQPRKDLWVYKPAQNSWQQLADRLLCREGMDVAYLNGYIYILGGRDPITGVKLKEVECYSVQRNQWALVAPLPHSFISFDLMVIQNYLYALNSKRMFCYDPSHNMWLKCVSLKRNDFQEACVFNDEIYCICDIPVMKVYNPVRGEWRQINNIPLVSETNNYRIINHGQKLLLITSRTPQWKKNRVTVYEYDTRGDQWINIGTTLGLFQFDSNFFCLSARVYPSCLEPGHSFLTEEEDVPSESSTEWDLGGFSELDSESGSSSSLSDDDLWVQVAPQ, from the coding sequence ATGCAGTCCCGGGAAGAAGCTCCGCGCTCTCGCCGCCTGGCCAGTCCCCGCGGTGGGAAGCGGCCCAAGAGGGTTCACAAGCCCACGGTTTCGGCTTTTTTCACGGGCCCGGAGGAGCTGAAGGACACGGCTCATTCTGCAGCCCTGCTGGCGCAGCTGAAGTCTTTCTACGACGCGCGGCTGTTATGTGATGTGACCATCGAGGTGGTGACACCTGGCAGCGGGCCTGGCACCGGCCGCCTCTTCCCCTGCAACCGTAACGTGCTGGCTGCCGCGTGTCCCTACTTCAAGAGCATGTTCACAGGTGGCATGTACGAGAGCCACCAGGCGAATGTGACCATGCATGATGTGGATGCCGAGTCCTTCGAGGTGCTGGTCGACTACTGCTACACAGGTCGTGTATCCTTGAGTGAAGCCAACGTGGAACGCCTTTATGCGGCCTCTGACATGTTGCAGCTCGAGTACGTGCGGGAAGCTTGTGCCTCCTTCCTAGCCCGCCGCCTTGACCTGGCCAATTGCACCGCCATCTTTAAGTTTGCCGACGCCTTCGGCCATCGCAAACTGCGGTCACAGGCCCAGTCCTTCATCGCCCACAACTTCAAGCAGCTCAGCCAGATGGGTTCGATTCGGGAAGAGACTCTGGCAGACCTGACCCTCGCCCAGTTGCTGTCTATCCTGCGCCTTGATAGTCTAAACATAGAGCTTGAGCAGACCGTGTGTCATGTGGCAGTGCAGTGGTTGGAAGCGTCTCCCAAGGAGCGGGGTCCCAACGCTGCGGAAGTCTTCAAGTGTGTCCGCTGgacccacttcacagatgaaaaTAAGGACTACCTGGAAGGGCTGCTGACCAACACCATTGTGAAGAAGTACTGTCTGGACCTTATCGAAGGGGCCCTGCAGATGCGATACGGTGACAAGTTGTGCAAGTCTCTGGTGCCGAAGCCAGAGAGCAGTGGCGGCAGCAGCGGCAGCGGCACtagcggcggtggcggcggcagcggcagcggcaacagcagtggcggcggcggcggcggcagcggctgcggcagtagcagcagcagctcTATGGTACCTACATCAGAAAATCCGCCCCAGAGGCTGGGTGTGTGTGCTAAGAAGATGGTGATCTTCTTTGGACATCCTAGGGATCCCTTTCTGTGCTGTGACCCATACACCGGAGATATTTACAAAGTGCCGTCACCTCTGACCTGCCTTGCTCACACCAGGACTGTAACCACCTTagctgtctgtgtctctccagACCATGACATCTACCTGGCTGCCCAGCCCCGGAAAGACCTGTGGGTGTATAAGCCAGCCCAGAATAGTTGGCAGCAGCTTGCTGACCGCCTGCTGTGTCGCGAGGGCATGGATGTGGCCTACCTCAATGGCTACATCTACATCTTGGGTGGGCGAGACCCGATTACCGGTGTTAAATTGAAGGAAGTGGAATGCTACAGTGTTCAGAGAAACCAGTGGGCACTGGTGGCTCCGCTACCCCATTCTTTTATATCCTTTGATCTAATGGTAATTCAGAACTATCTTTATGCTCTCAACAGCAAGCGCATGTTCTGCTACGATCCTAGCCACAATATGTGGCTGAAGTGTGTTTCTCTGAAGCGCAATGACTTTCAGGAAGCCTGTGTCTTCAACGACGAGATCTACTGTATCTGTGACATCCCAGTCATGAAGGTCTACAATCCAGTCAGAGGAGAGTGGAGGCAGATCAATAATATTCCCTTGGTGTCGGAGACCAACAACTACCGGATAATCAATCACGGCCAGAAACTGTTGCTGATCACGTCGCGCACCCCACAGTGGAAGAAGAACCGGGTGACCGTGTATGAATATGACACTAGGGGAGACCAGTGGATTAACATAGGTACCACGTTAGGCCTCTTCCAGTTTGATTCCAACTTCTTCTGCCTGTCAGCTCGTGTTTATCCTTCCTGCCTCGAGCCTGGTCACAGTTTCCTCACAGAGGAAGAAGATGTGCCGAGTGAATCCAGTACTGAATGGGATTTAGGTGGATTCAGTGAGCTGGACTCTGAGTCAGGAAGTTCAAGTTCTCTATCTGATGatgatttgtgggttcaggtAGCTCCTCAGTGA